A stretch of the Desulforamulus ferrireducens genome encodes the following:
- the hpf gene encoding ribosome hibernation-promoting factor, HPF/YfiA family produces the protein MKVQVRGKNIEVTPALRDYVEKRLGKLDRFLDNMGEAIATLVVEGDSHKIEVTIPVNGMLLRGEEATAEMYSSVDLVVEKMERQIERYKGKLNRRNGRVLPNMVDNEKIDDEAPRVIKTKRFAIKPMALDEAIMQMNLLGHDFFVFSNAETEQTNVVYKRKDGNYGLIEPEF, from the coding sequence GTGAAAGTACAAGTACGTGGAAAAAATATTGAAGTAACTCCTGCCTTAAGGGACTACGTGGAAAAACGCCTTGGTAAGTTGGATCGATTTTTAGACAATATGGGAGAGGCCATTGCCACACTGGTGGTTGAGGGAGACTCCCATAAAATTGAAGTAACCATTCCTGTCAACGGTATGCTGCTAAGGGGCGAAGAGGCTACCGCCGAAATGTACTCTTCTGTCGACCTGGTGGTAGAAAAAATGGAACGCCAGATCGAACGTTATAAAGGGAAACTTAATCGCCGTAACGGCCGTGTCCTACCCAATATGGTAGACAACGAAAAAATTGATGATGAAGCGCCTCGCGTTATTAAAACCAAACGCTTTGCCATTAAGCCCATGGCTTTGGACGAAGCCATTATGCAAATGAATCTGCTGGGCCACGATTTCTTTGTCTTTTCCAATGCCGAAACCGAGCAAACCAACGTGGTTTATAAGAGAAAAGACGGCAACTATGGTTTAATCGAACCGGAATTTTAG
- a CDS encoding cold shock domain-containing protein → MKMLGKVKWFNAEKGYGFIEREEGGDVFVHFSAIQEEGFKSLAEGQEVEFDIVEGARGPQAANVYKR, encoded by the coding sequence ATGAAAATGCTCGGCAAGGTAAAATGGTTCAATGCGGAAAAAGGTTATGGCTTCATTGAAAGAGAAGAAGGTGGCGATGTATTCGTTCACTTTTCCGCAATTCAAGAAGAAGGTTTCAAATCTTTAGCTGAAGGTCAAGAAGTCGAATTCGATATCGTTGAAGGCGCTCGTGGTCCTCAAGCTGCTAACGTTTACAAGCGTTAA